A region from the Ciconia boyciana chromosome 1, ASM3463844v1, whole genome shotgun sequence genome encodes:
- the CHADL gene encoding chondroadherin-like protein has product MRLSLGLLRLAVALALGAMAAARCPTPCVCDNLRAHVLCLNGNLTAVPSPIPQLTKKLDLRGNSFTVIPVGAFLDTPYLTHLDLQRCKVERLEEGAFRGLGRLVYLNLASNGIALLYQESLDGLSSLQQLILEGNRIEEIQPGAFGHLGSLTVLDLRANALVYLPDMVFQGLQVLRWLRLSHNALHVLGSEAFAALPALRRLSLDHNELQALPGEALARLDGATRLDLGHNPITYVAEEALAMASLKHLFLDHAALQDVAPEAFARSPQLRMLDLRENQLQGLPPLAGAGGLARVSLAGNPLLCSCLLRPFRDWLTRARVQAEGTCSAPPALRGRPLNSLRPPEMRCDHPRLPPSPAVPSEQPRVTGSGQCPQGCACSPDFRHGSCENRDLREIPRGFPRDTRLLDLRRNAFGTVPPGAFPGLKELVSLHLQSCSIGALRPGALRGLESLVYLYLTNNHLSTLAATAFEGAPRLAYLDLDRNAFTRLPTGAFQLLPNLISLHLQHNAIRELAEGDLAGAGGLRWLYLTGNTIRRIAPTALAPAKMLEKLHLEGNRLAEVPTAALRGLPALSELKLSRNPITYVGDSAFLPVASSLQHLYLDNMGLERISPGAFAGLGPKIRSLYLESNKVSNIPDMSNFTGLEILNLRDVPFHCDCQLLPLRRWIHKLNLRVGATCGSPAEARGLKVKLSTTFQTCPGWGQGKAGGASPDKTKAASKPSKKKRSGKSPARGFKKSRA; this is encoded by the exons ATGAGGCTGTCCTTGGGGCTCCTCCGGCTCGCGGTGGCCCTGGCGCTGGGGGCGATGGCTGCCGCCCGCTGCCCCACGCCCTGTGTCTGCGACAACCTCCGTGCCCACGTCCTCTGCCTCAACGGGAACCTGacggctgtccccagccccatcccgcAG CTCACCAAAAAACTGGACCTTCGGGGCAACAGCTTCACGGTCATCCCGGTGGGAGCCTTCCTTGACACCCCATACCTCACGCACTTGGACCTGCAGCGCTGCAAGgtggagaggctggaggaaggggctttccgggggctggggaggctggtCTACCTCAACCTGGCCTCCAACGGCATAGCCCTCCTCTACCAGGAGTCCCTCGATGGGCTGtcctccctccagcagctcatCCTGGAGGGGAACCGCATTGAGGAGATCCAGCCAGGTGCTTTTGGCCATCTGGGGTCCCTCACTGTCCTTGACCTGAGGGCGAATGCCTTGGTCTACCTCCCAGACATGGTCTTCCAGGGTCTGCAGGTCCTCAGGTGGCTCCGGCTGTCCCACAACGCCCTCCATGTACTGGGCAGCGAGGCCTTcgccgccctgcccgccctgcgCAGGCTGAGCCTGGACCACAATGAGCTGCAGGCGCTGCCTGGCGAggccctggccaggctggatggggctaCCCGGCTGGACCTGGGCCACAACCCCATCACCTACGTGGCCGAGGAGGCCCTGGCCATGGCCTCTCTGAAGCACCTCTTCCTGGACCACGCTGCCCTCCAGGACGTGGCACCCGAAGCCTtcgcccgcagcccccagctgcGCATGCTGGACCTCCGCGAAAACCAGCTGCAGGGGCTGCCACCcctggccggggctggggggctggcgAGGGTCAGCCTGGCCGGGAaccccctgctctgctcctgcctcctgcGCCCCTTCCGTGACTGGCTGACGAGGGCGCGGGTGCAGGCAGAAGGGACCTGCTCCGCACCCCCTGCCCTCCGTGGCCGGCCCCTCAACTCCCTGAGGCCCCCCGAGATGAGATGCGACCATCCCcggctgccccccagccccgccgtgCCATCGGAGCAGCCAAGGGTGACTGGCAGTGGGCAGTGCCCCCAGGGGTGTGCCTGCTCCCCCGATTTCCGTCACGGGTCCTGCGAGAACAGGGACCTGCGGGAGATTCCCCGGGGCTTCCCCAGGGACACCCGCCTCCTCGACCTGCGCCGAAATGCCTTCGGGACGGTGCCGCCAGGCGCCTTCCCTGGCCTGAAGGAGCTGGTGTCCCTccacctgcagagctgcagcattGGGGCGCTGCGCCCTGGGGCGCTGCGGGGGTTGGAGAGCCTGGTCTACCTCTACCTCACCAACAACCACCTCTCCACCTTGGCGGCCACCGCCTTTGAGGGGGCCCCGCGGCTGGCCTACCTCGACCTGGACCGCAACGCCTTCACCCGCCTGCCCACAGGTGccttccagctcctgcccaACCTCATCTCCCTCCACCTGCAGCACAACGCCatcagggagctggcagagggtgACCTGGCCGGGGCCGGTGGGCTGCGCTGGCTGTACCTCACCGGGAACACCATCAGGCGCATCGCCCCCACCGCCCTGGCTCCTGCCAAGATGCTGGAGAAGCTGCACCTGGAGGGAAACCGCCTGGCGGAGGTGCCCACGGCAGCCCTGCGGGGCCTGCCCGCCCTGAGCGAGCTGAAGCTGTCCCGAAACCCCATCACGTACGTGGGGGACAGCGCCTTCCTGCCAGTGGcctccagcctgcagcaccTCTACCTGGACAACATGGGCCTGGAGCGG ATTTCCCCTGGTGCCTTTGCTGGCCTTGGTCCCAAGATCAGAAGCCTCTACCTGGAGAGCAACAAAGTGAGCAACATCCCTGACATGAGCAACTTCACGGGGCTGGAGATCCTCAACCTGAGGGATGTGCCTTTCCACTGCGactgccagctccttcccctgcgCAG GTGGATCCACAAACTCAACCTCCGTGTAGGGGCTACCTGTGGGTCCCCTGCAGAAGCCCGGGGGCTGAAGGTGAAGCTTTCCACCACTTTCCAAacctgccctggctggggcCAAGGCAAGGCTGGGGGAGCCAGTCCTGACAAGACCAAGGCTGCAAGCAAGCCCAGCAAGAAAAAGAGATCGGGAAAATCACCAGCCAGAGGCTTCAAGAAGAGCAGAGCTTAG
- the L3MBTL2 gene encoding lethal(3)malignant brain tumor-like protein 2 isoform X2 produces the protein MRRASGALGAMEQDRGELVSTFCHKTSSLERMEEGDDDEEDDELDIFGGYDSFRGYNSSMGSDSSSCLDESSDDEVADREAGELPTSPVHQPSTGRLTEDSGSEPAVCEMCGIVGTREAFFSKTKRFCSVSCSRSYSSNSKKASILARLQGKPPTKKAKVLHKAAWSAKIGAFLHSQGTGQLADGTLTGQDALVLGFDWGKYLQEHGFKAAPVSCFKHVPLFDQWDDVVKGMKVEVLNSDAVLPSRVYWIASVIQTVGYRALLRYEGFENDAGHDFWCNLGTVDIHPIGWCAINSKILVPPQTIHAKYTDWRSYLMKKLVGARTIPVDFHIKMAESMKYPFRQGMRVEVVDKNHVSRTRMAVVDTVIGGRLRLLYEDGDSDDDFWCHMWSPLIHPVGWSRRVGHSMKKTEEKRSDMANHPTFRKIYCDAVPYLFKKVRAVYAEGGWFEEGMKLEAIDPLNLGNICVATVCKVLLDGYLMISIDGATSADGSDWFCYHASSHAIFPVNFCQKNSIDLTPPKGLDAQTFNWESYLEKTKSRPVPARLFNTDCPNHGFKAGMKVEAVDLMEPRLICVATVKRVVHRLLSIHFDGWDNEYDQWVDCESPDIYPVGWCELTGYQLQPPVVPGKKLPAKTRNIKQTVKKPSAPKTKREAKAASKALPEPAPDEIIAVQVKEETIDPSVAEFGATELPIPVSSIKQEVTD, from the exons ATGAGGCGGGCTAGCGGCGCCTTAGGAGCCATGGAGCAGGATCGGGGGGAG TTGGTGTCTACCTTCTGCCACAAGACTTCATCTTTGGAGCGGATGGAGGAGGGTGATGATGATGAGGAGGATGATGAATTGGACATCTTTGGGGGTTATGACAGCTTCCGGGGCTACAACAGCAGCATGGGCAGCGACAGCAGCTCCTGTCTGGATGAGTCTAGTGACGATGAGGTGGCAGACCGGGAAGCTGGAGAGCTTCCGACCTCTCCTGTGCACCAGCCGTCCACAGGCCGGCTCACAGAGGACAGTGGCTCCGAGCCAG CTGTGTGTGAGATGTGTGGCATTGTGGGCACCAGGGAGGCTTTCTTCTCCAAGACCAAACGTTTCTGCAGTGTCTCCTGCTCCAGAAGCTACTCCTCAAACTCCAAGAAGGCCAGCATCCTGGCCAGATTGCAG GGGAAGCCACCAACGAAGAAAGCTAAAGTCCTGCACAAGGCAGCCTGGTCGGCCAAGATTGGGGCCTTCCTCCACTCGCAGGGCACGGGGCAGCTGGCAGATGGGACACTGACAGGCCAGGATG CACTTGTCCTGGGCTTTGACTGGGGAAAGTACCTGCAGGAGCATGGCTTCAAGGCAGCTCCTGTGAGCTGCTTCAAACAT GTGCCGCTCTTCGATCAGTGGGATGATGTGGTGAAAGGTATGAAAGTGGAAGTGCTGAACAGTGATGCCGTGCTCCCCAGCCGCGTGTACTGGATTGCGTCTGTCATCCAGACTGTAG GGTACAGGGCCCTTCTGCGATATGAGGGCTTTGAGAATGATGCTGGCCATGACTTCTGGTGCAATTTGGGCACAGTGGATATTCACCCCATTGGCTGGTGTGCCATCAACAGCAAAATCCTGGTACCACCACAAA CTATCCATGCCAAGTACACTGACTGGAGAAGTTACCTCATGAAAAAACTGGTGGGAGCCAGGACCATCCCAGTGGATTTCCACATCAAG ATGGCGGAGAGCATGAAGTACCCATTCCGGCAGGGTATGCGGGTGGAGGTGGTGGATAAGAACCATGTGTCCCGGACACGCATGGCAGTGGTGGACACAGTGATCGGGGGCAGACTGAGACTCCTCTATGAGGATGGTGACAGCGATGATGACTTCTGGTGCCACATGTGGAGTCCTCTCATCCATCCTGTGGGCTGGTCACGGAGAGTGGGCCACAGCATGAAGAAGACAG aagaaaaacgCAGTGACATGGCAAACCATCCCACCTTCCGGAAGATTTACTGTGATGCTGTACCCTATCTGTTTAAGAAG GTACGAGCTGTCTATGCTGAAGGTGGATGGTTTGAGGAAGGCATGAAACTGGAGGCCATTGACCCCCTGAATCTGGGCAACATTTGTGTGGCCACTGTTTGCAAG GTCCTCTTGGATGGGTATCTCATGATCAGCATTGATGGAGCCACATCTGCTGATGGCTCTGACTGGTTCTGCTATCATGCCTCCTCACACGCCATCTTCCCCGTCAACTTCTGTCAGAAGAACAGCATTGATCTGACCCCTCCAAAAG ggctAGATGCACAGACTTTCAACTGGGAAAGTTACCTGGAAAAGACTAAATCAAGACCTGTTCCAGCACGGCTCTTCAACACA GACTGCCCAAACCACGGCTTCAAGGCAGGCATGAAGGTGGAAGCAGTGGACCTGATGGAGCCCCGACTCATCTGCGTGGCCACAGTGAAGCGTGTAGTCCACCGTCTCCTTAGCATCCATTTTGATGGCTGGGACAACGAGTATGACCAGTGGGTGGACTGCGAGTCTCCAGACATTTATCCTGTGGGGTGGTGCGAGCTGACAGGTTACCAGCTTCAACCACCTGTTGTTCCAG gaaaaaagttaccTGCCAAAACCCGCAACATCAAGCAGACTGTCAAGAAGCCTTCTGCCCCGAAGACGAAACGTGAAGCAAAAGCTGCCAGCAAGGCTTTGCCAGAGCCAGCACCTGATGAGA TCATTGCCGTGCAGGTAAAGGAAGAAACCATTGACCCCTCAGTAGCAGAGTTTGGAGCCACAGAGCTTCCTATTCCTGTCAGCAGCATAAAGCAGGAGGTCACAGACTGA
- the L3MBTL2 gene encoding lethal(3)malignant brain tumor-like protein 2 isoform X1, producing the protein MRRASGALGAMEQDRGELVSTFCHKTSSLERMEEGDDDEEDDELDIFGGYDSFRGYNSSMGSDSSSCLDESSDDEVADREAGELPTSPVHQPSTGRLTEDSGSEPAVCEMCGIVGTREAFFSKTKRFCSVSCSRSYSSNSKKASILARLQGKPPTKKAKVLHKAAWSAKIGAFLHSQGTGQLADGTLTGQDALVLGFDWGKYLQEHGFKAAPVSCFKHVPLFDQWDDVVKGMKVEVLNSDAVLPSRVYWIASVIQTVGYRALLRYEGFENDAGHDFWCNLGTVDIHPIGWCAINSKILVPPQTIHAKYTDWRSYLMKKLVGARTIPVDFHIKMAESMKYPFRQGMRVEVVDKNHVSRTRMAVVDTVIGGRLRLLYEDGDSDDDFWCHMWSPLIHPVGWSRRVGHSMKKTEEKRSDMANHPTFRKIYCDAVPYLFKKVRAVYAEGGWFEEGMKLEAIDPLNLGNICVATVCKVLLDGYLMISIDGATSADGSDWFCYHASSHAIFPVNFCQKNSIDLTPPKGLDAQTFNWESYLEKTKSRPVPARLFNTDCPNHGFKAGMKVEAVDLMEPRLICVATVKRVVHRLLSIHFDGWDNEYDQWVDCESPDIYPVGWCELTGYQLQPPVVPEPTTPVKAKEVPKKKKKPYGKKRKKLPAKTRNIKQTVKKPSAPKTKREAKAASKALPEPAPDEIIAVQVKEETIDPSVAEFGATELPIPVSSIKQEVTD; encoded by the exons ATGAGGCGGGCTAGCGGCGCCTTAGGAGCCATGGAGCAGGATCGGGGGGAG TTGGTGTCTACCTTCTGCCACAAGACTTCATCTTTGGAGCGGATGGAGGAGGGTGATGATGATGAGGAGGATGATGAATTGGACATCTTTGGGGGTTATGACAGCTTCCGGGGCTACAACAGCAGCATGGGCAGCGACAGCAGCTCCTGTCTGGATGAGTCTAGTGACGATGAGGTGGCAGACCGGGAAGCTGGAGAGCTTCCGACCTCTCCTGTGCACCAGCCGTCCACAGGCCGGCTCACAGAGGACAGTGGCTCCGAGCCAG CTGTGTGTGAGATGTGTGGCATTGTGGGCACCAGGGAGGCTTTCTTCTCCAAGACCAAACGTTTCTGCAGTGTCTCCTGCTCCAGAAGCTACTCCTCAAACTCCAAGAAGGCCAGCATCCTGGCCAGATTGCAG GGGAAGCCACCAACGAAGAAAGCTAAAGTCCTGCACAAGGCAGCCTGGTCGGCCAAGATTGGGGCCTTCCTCCACTCGCAGGGCACGGGGCAGCTGGCAGATGGGACACTGACAGGCCAGGATG CACTTGTCCTGGGCTTTGACTGGGGAAAGTACCTGCAGGAGCATGGCTTCAAGGCAGCTCCTGTGAGCTGCTTCAAACAT GTGCCGCTCTTCGATCAGTGGGATGATGTGGTGAAAGGTATGAAAGTGGAAGTGCTGAACAGTGATGCCGTGCTCCCCAGCCGCGTGTACTGGATTGCGTCTGTCATCCAGACTGTAG GGTACAGGGCCCTTCTGCGATATGAGGGCTTTGAGAATGATGCTGGCCATGACTTCTGGTGCAATTTGGGCACAGTGGATATTCACCCCATTGGCTGGTGTGCCATCAACAGCAAAATCCTGGTACCACCACAAA CTATCCATGCCAAGTACACTGACTGGAGAAGTTACCTCATGAAAAAACTGGTGGGAGCCAGGACCATCCCAGTGGATTTCCACATCAAG ATGGCGGAGAGCATGAAGTACCCATTCCGGCAGGGTATGCGGGTGGAGGTGGTGGATAAGAACCATGTGTCCCGGACACGCATGGCAGTGGTGGACACAGTGATCGGGGGCAGACTGAGACTCCTCTATGAGGATGGTGACAGCGATGATGACTTCTGGTGCCACATGTGGAGTCCTCTCATCCATCCTGTGGGCTGGTCACGGAGAGTGGGCCACAGCATGAAGAAGACAG aagaaaaacgCAGTGACATGGCAAACCATCCCACCTTCCGGAAGATTTACTGTGATGCTGTACCCTATCTGTTTAAGAAG GTACGAGCTGTCTATGCTGAAGGTGGATGGTTTGAGGAAGGCATGAAACTGGAGGCCATTGACCCCCTGAATCTGGGCAACATTTGTGTGGCCACTGTTTGCAAG GTCCTCTTGGATGGGTATCTCATGATCAGCATTGATGGAGCCACATCTGCTGATGGCTCTGACTGGTTCTGCTATCATGCCTCCTCACACGCCATCTTCCCCGTCAACTTCTGTCAGAAGAACAGCATTGATCTGACCCCTCCAAAAG ggctAGATGCACAGACTTTCAACTGGGAAAGTTACCTGGAAAAGACTAAATCAAGACCTGTTCCAGCACGGCTCTTCAACACA GACTGCCCAAACCACGGCTTCAAGGCAGGCATGAAGGTGGAAGCAGTGGACCTGATGGAGCCCCGACTCATCTGCGTGGCCACAGTGAAGCGTGTAGTCCACCGTCTCCTTAGCATCCATTTTGATGGCTGGGACAACGAGTATGACCAGTGGGTGGACTGCGAGTCTCCAGACATTTATCCTGTGGGGTGGTGCGAGCTGACAGGTTACCAGCTTCAACCACCTGTTGTTCCAG AGCCCACAACTCCAGTGAAGGCCAAGGAGGTGcccaagaagaagaagaaacccTATGGAAAGAAGA gaaaaaagttaccTGCCAAAACCCGCAACATCAAGCAGACTGTCAAGAAGCCTTCTGCCCCGAAGACGAAACGTGAAGCAAAAGCTGCCAGCAAGGCTTTGCCAGAGCCAGCACCTGATGAGA TCATTGCCGTGCAGGTAAAGGAAGAAACCATTGACCCCTCAGTAGCAGAGTTTGGAGCCACAGAGCTTCCTATTCCTGTCAGCAGCATAAAGCAGGAGGTCACAGACTGA